A DNA window from Paenibacillus andongensis contains the following coding sequences:
- a CDS encoding glycerophosphodiester phosphodiesterase, translating to MNKNKPIVIGHRGAAGEAPENTLASFALAVEQGAEGIELDVHITKDGEIVVCHDATLDRTTNGSGLICEHNWSELRSLDAGAWFSEAFRGERLPLLREVFDLLPRGFFINVEVKHAYEGRMEKALLAFLRESGRLEDVVISSFDHKVIRRIKQAEPEVKVGLLYAANLIDHSAYAAQMAVDVFSLHPHHHCIEQDDVAAAVASGLAVYPYTVNDLADYRRMIASGVSGIITDYPARLRELLNL from the coding sequence ATGAACAAAAATAAACCGATCGTAATTGGACATCGCGGAGCGGCTGGGGAAGCGCCGGAAAATACGCTAGCTTCTTTTGCATTAGCTGTAGAGCAAGGGGCAGAAGGTATCGAATTAGATGTACATATTACGAAAGATGGAGAGATTGTCGTCTGTCATGATGCTACGCTGGACCGAACGACGAATGGTTCCGGACTTATTTGCGAACACAATTGGAGTGAATTGAGGTCGTTGGATGCTGGGGCTTGGTTTTCAGAGGCGTTCAGGGGGGAACGGTTACCACTTCTGCGTGAAGTATTCGATTTATTGCCGCGGGGGTTCTTCATCAATGTGGAAGTGAAGCATGCTTATGAAGGGCGAATGGAGAAGGCGTTGCTAGCATTTTTGCGTGAAAGTGGCAGATTAGAAGACGTGGTCATCTCATCCTTCGATCATAAGGTGATTCGTCGTATTAAGCAGGCTGAACCTGAGGTGAAGGTAGGGTTGTTGTACGCTGCAAACCTTATTGATCATTCAGCATATGCTGCGCAAATGGCTGTGGACGTGTTTTCGCTGCATCCTCATCACCATTGCATAGAACAAGATGATGTTGCAGCGGCAGTAGCCTCTGGGCTTGCTGTTTATCCTTATACGGTGAATGACTTGGCCGATTATCGTAGAATGATCGCCTCCGGTGTTTCCGGAATAATTACTGATTACCCAGCTAGGCTTAGGGAGCTATTGAACCTATAG
- a CDS encoding VOC family protein has product MGIIVWKGNRMSEISLTQIGQISVNAVDIPRAVAFYRDTLGMKFLFQASQMAFFECNGIRLMIGLPEKPEFNHPGSVIYYKVEDIKQVYEAFLERGVSFISEPHVVANMGSFDIWMAFFRDTEGNTLAITSEVPTGN; this is encoded by the coding sequence ATGGGTATCATAGTTTGGAAGGGGAATCGTATGAGCGAGATCAGCTTAACTCAAATTGGGCAAATCTCAGTAAATGCAGTTGACATTCCTAGAGCCGTTGCTTTTTACCGCGACACATTAGGCATGAAGTTTTTGTTTCAAGCTTCTCAAATGGCTTTTTTTGAATGCAATGGCATTCGATTGATGATTGGCCTACCTGAAAAACCTGAATTTAATCATCCTGGCTCTGTTATTTATTATAAGGTTGAGGACATTAAGCAGGTCTATGAGGCTTTTCTCGAACGAGGTGTGTCCTTTATTAGTGAACCGCATGTGGTAGCTAATATGGGCAGCTTCGATATTTGGATGGCTTTTTTCCGGGATACAGAGGGAAATACTTTGGCGATTACCAGTGAAGTCCCTACTGGAAATTAA
- a CDS encoding AMP-binding protein: MIKWLFVALIKMLLPLLRPVLMTSFKVKVRGMEQLDLTEKTVLIPNHVSLLDAVFLALILPKEVAFVVNTKIAKRFAWLLLFRTNIAVDPLNPYSVRTMLRTVQSGTPLVVFPEGRITTTGGMMKVYGGIGYIALRSQARMVPVAINGLEHSKLSYLRGKLKQFWFPAVSITFGEAFQVPMSEQISKRIQKERATDIIRSRMLNHLLESRMKPELNLFNEMLIAAKLLGNSTVICEDIISDSALTYRKLLLTTYTMAGLLKQILKEQNRAAVLLPNAAAHVVTLFTLFRLGVTPAVLNYSAGKQTMLDACETAAVETIITSKAFIDKAGLADFIHTASGAFKIVYLEDVKQSITFKHKCAGIFQYIRKVHGPVGSGKNEVVLFTSGSESKPKGVVLTHRNVFANIQQAKAVIAFNGSDIVLGAMPMFHSFGLTAGTMLPILSGMKVVLYPNPLHYKVIPELVYDRNITILFGTSTFLSAYARTAHAYDFAHSLKYVVAGAEKLKEEVRQTWSDKFGIRILEGYGTTETAPVISLNTPMYAKKGTVGRVLPGMEYRLEKVEGIEFGGNLLVKGPNVMKGYLIHGQGFVPCPEWYSCGDVVQIDDHGYISIQARLQSFAKIGGEKVSLPMVEELVTASLPPQAICAAVSVPDMRKGERIVVYHNIPDVQLQQIRESMKQQGHPSFYMPSEIRYVEKLPLLGSGKVDYVTIKRLALKDDHET, encoded by the coding sequence ATGATCAAATGGTTGTTTGTTGCTCTGATAAAGATGTTACTTCCCCTATTGCGTCCAGTTTTGATGACAAGCTTTAAGGTCAAAGTTAGAGGGATGGAGCAGCTCGATTTGACAGAGAAAACGGTGCTTATTCCTAATCACGTATCTTTACTGGATGCTGTGTTTTTAGCTCTGATACTGCCAAAAGAAGTGGCATTTGTTGTAAACACCAAGATTGCAAAGCGGTTTGCTTGGTTGCTCCTTTTTCGGACGAATATCGCGGTAGATCCTTTGAATCCCTACTCGGTACGGACTATGCTCAGAACAGTGCAAAGCGGAACCCCGCTTGTTGTTTTTCCAGAAGGACGAATCACAACTACCGGTGGCATGATGAAGGTTTATGGTGGGATTGGCTACATTGCCCTGAGATCTCAGGCTCGTATGGTGCCGGTTGCGATTAATGGCCTTGAGCATTCGAAGCTATCTTATCTTCGCGGCAAATTGAAGCAGTTCTGGTTTCCGGCAGTGAGCATCACGTTTGGCGAAGCTTTTCAAGTGCCCATGAGTGAACAGATCTCGAAGCGAATTCAGAAGGAGCGGGCAACAGATATCATTCGCAGCCGCATGCTGAATCATTTGCTGGAAAGCCGAATGAAGCCTGAGCTTAATTTATTCAACGAGATGCTAATAGCTGCTAAACTTCTTGGCAATTCTACGGTAATTTGTGAAGATATCATAAGTGACTCCGCTTTAACATACCGCAAATTACTGCTCACAACGTATACGATGGCAGGGCTCCTAAAGCAGATTCTTAAAGAACAGAACCGAGCTGCCGTTTTATTGCCTAATGCTGCTGCACATGTAGTCACCTTATTTACATTATTCCGATTAGGAGTAACACCGGCGGTATTGAATTATTCGGCTGGTAAGCAGACGATGTTGGATGCTTGCGAAACAGCCGCTGTGGAGACGATTATTACGTCCAAAGCGTTCATCGACAAAGCGGGACTCGCCGATTTTATCCATACCGCTAGCGGTGCTTTCAAGATTGTTTATCTCGAAGATGTTAAACAAAGTATCACTTTTAAACATAAATGTGCCGGTATTTTTCAATATATAAGGAAAGTTCACGGACCAGTGGGCTCAGGAAAGAACGAGGTTGTTCTTTTTACATCAGGCAGTGAAAGTAAACCGAAGGGGGTCGTCCTTACACACCGCAATGTGTTTGCAAATATTCAGCAGGCCAAGGCTGTAATTGCCTTTAATGGATCAGATATTGTGCTTGGCGCGATGCCGATGTTTCATTCCTTTGGCTTGACGGCAGGAACGATGCTGCCCATTCTTTCCGGTATGAAAGTGGTTCTTTACCCTAATCCCTTACACTATAAAGTCATTCCGGAGCTAGTCTACGATCGTAATATTACGATTCTGTTTGGGACTTCAACTTTTCTATCGGCTTATGCGAGAACCGCACATGCGTATGATTTTGCCCATTCACTCAAATATGTCGTGGCAGGTGCTGAGAAATTGAAGGAGGAGGTCCGTCAAACCTGGTCGGATAAATTTGGGATTCGGATTCTTGAGGGATATGGCACAACAGAGACAGCGCCTGTCATTTCGCTTAACACACCTATGTACGCAAAGAAGGGTACAGTGGGGAGAGTGCTGCCAGGTATGGAATACCGTTTGGAAAAGGTGGAAGGAATTGAGTTTGGCGGTAACTTGTTGGTGAAGGGACCTAATGTGATGAAAGGGTATCTCATTCATGGTCAAGGATTCGTACCTTGCCCAGAGTGGTATAGCTGCGGGGATGTTGTTCAAATAGATGATCATGGGTATATCTCGATTCAAGCAAGGCTGCAGTCTTTTGCCAAAATTGGAGGGGAGAAAGTGTCACTGCCGATGGTGGAGGAACTTGTGACTGCAAGCTTGCCGCCTCAGGCGATATGCGCAGCGGTTAGTGTGCCAGATATGCGTAAAGGGGAACGGATTGTTGTCTATCACAATATCCCCGATGTCCAGCTTCAACAAATCAGAGAGTCGATGAAACAGCAGGGCCATCCCTCCTTCTACATGCCTTCGGAGATTCGTTATGTGGAAAAACTTCCTCTTCTAGGAAGCGGGAAAGTAGACTATGTGACGATCAAGCGATTGGCGCTGAAGGATGATCATGAAACCTAA
- the lplT gene encoding lysophospholipid transporter LplT, translating into MKMNPLQTLYVTQFLSAFADNMILFITLAIIKQNAFPDYYIGVVQACFLVAFVIFAPFVGAFADKNAKSQVLLIGNAIKAIGIIALFLHLDPAVSYGIVGLGAAVYSPAKYGILPSLTHSESELLSANARIEGYTIMAILIGSVCGGVLAKISLTGSIVACFALYFISLLLTLQIPRISGNSSIRYVKEARSFLTDMKLLLKDRTTRFSLVGTGSFWMTSSVVRLAIIAWVPAHLGIQSVDQISMLVAVTGVGIMVGALMTPKLIPARKYYNSYVFGIVMIISILLFPLITNLYVTIGLLLLVGFSGGVFIVPMNTVLQDKGQGMVGAGKTIAVQNFLENSMMLAGVGIYTQISKDGLSPDISITGIAVILAGFVGYLIIQRQRLKIVV; encoded by the coding sequence ATGAAAATGAATCCACTTCAGACACTGTATGTGACGCAATTTCTTTCCGCTTTTGCCGATAATATGATTCTCTTCATTACCCTGGCCATCATTAAACAAAATGCATTCCCTGATTACTATATTGGCGTTGTGCAAGCTTGCTTTCTTGTAGCTTTCGTTATTTTCGCACCGTTCGTTGGGGCCTTTGCAGATAAAAATGCGAAATCCCAGGTCCTTCTCATCGGAAACGCCATCAAAGCCATTGGAATTATAGCCCTGTTCCTGCATCTTGATCCTGCTGTCAGCTACGGAATTGTCGGGTTAGGTGCCGCGGTGTATTCACCAGCCAAATATGGCATTCTGCCTTCTCTTACGCATTCGGAAAGCGAGCTGCTGAGTGCCAATGCACGTATTGAGGGCTATACGATTATGGCTATTCTCATTGGTTCTGTGTGTGGCGGAGTATTGGCCAAAATCTCGCTAACTGGGTCTATTGTTGCCTGCTTCGCGCTATACTTTATTTCACTACTTTTAACGCTGCAAATTCCAAGAATTTCAGGCAATTCGAGCATTCGCTATGTCAAAGAGGCTAGGTCATTCCTAACGGATATGAAGCTCTTGTTAAAAGATCGCACGACTCGCTTTTCTCTTGTAGGTACGGGTTCATTCTGGATGACTTCTTCCGTTGTCCGGCTTGCAATTATTGCATGGGTGCCGGCACATTTAGGCATACAGTCTGTCGATCAGATTTCGATGCTCGTTGCGGTTACGGGCGTAGGTATTATGGTTGGTGCACTCATGACGCCTAAATTGATTCCAGCACGCAAATATTATAATTCCTATGTATTTGGGATTGTCATGATTATCAGCATATTGCTGTTCCCGCTTATTACTAACTTATATGTGACCATAGGTCTTCTGCTTCTCGTAGGCTTCAGCGGCGGCGTTTTTATCGTACCAATGAATACCGTGCTTCAAGATAAAGGACAGGGAATGGTGGGAGCTGGCAAAACAATTGCTGTTCAAAATTTCCTCGAAAATTCCATGATGCTCGCAGGTGTAGGCATCTATACACAAATATCCAAGGATGGTTTATCGCCTGACATCTCGATTACGGGAATCGCTGTTATACTCGCTGGCTTCGTAGGTTACCTGATTATACAACGTCAACGCTTGAAAATAGTCGTATAA
- a CDS encoding diacylglycerol/lipid kinase family protein, whose product MKLIGIIVNPLSGDGRGASIWREIETYLQLNDIAYIVKVTTKAGEATEHAIALVKEYQVDKLIVIGGDGTIHEAAGGLSHLQNTGLNCPLAVIPAGTGNDFAKAYGIPTHSIQALEAALSETKNVQIDLLRTKGGMIAVNSIGAGFDGMVAKLTNEAGYKKFLNRIGLGKLSYFISILRVFATYQPCTAWLEVDGTVHELPDMWLAAVANIPFYGGSIQICPAASPHDGAADVIVIQSRGRFRLLPILFTVYQGKHIHHPAVSFYKGKSISLRTQIPLLIQADGEFAGSTPLQIEIVPSALTVIGSSLKEG is encoded by the coding sequence ATGAAGTTGATCGGAATTATCGTGAATCCTCTTTCGGGGGATGGTAGAGGAGCTAGTATTTGGAGAGAAATAGAGACTTATCTACAGTTAAACGATATCGCTTACATAGTAAAAGTAACGACAAAAGCAGGAGAAGCCACTGAGCACGCCATCGCACTAGTTAAAGAGTACCAAGTCGATAAACTGATCGTAATCGGTGGGGATGGAACGATTCATGAGGCTGCCGGAGGGTTATCGCACCTGCAAAATACTGGACTAAACTGCCCACTTGCGGTCATTCCAGCTGGAACAGGTAACGATTTTGCCAAGGCTTATGGCATTCCTACCCATTCTATACAAGCTCTAGAAGCTGCGTTATCGGAGACGAAGAATGTTCAAATTGATCTTCTGCGTACAAAGGGCGGAATGATTGCTGTGAATAGCATTGGGGCAGGTTTCGATGGTATGGTGGCCAAATTGACAAACGAGGCTGGCTACAAAAAATTTCTCAATCGCATTGGACTCGGTAAGTTATCTTACTTTATCTCGATCCTAAGAGTGTTCGCCACTTATCAACCCTGCACAGCATGGTTAGAAGTTGACGGCACAGTTCATGAACTACCTGACATGTGGCTGGCAGCTGTCGCCAATATTCCCTTTTACGGAGGCTCCATACAAATATGCCCTGCTGCCTCTCCTCACGACGGCGCAGCCGATGTTATCGTGATTCAAAGCAGAGGGCGATTCCGATTGCTGCCTATTCTTTTCACCGTTTATCAAGGCAAGCATATTCATCATCCCGCAGTTTCTTTCTATAAAGGGAAATCGATTTCACTTCGTACACAAATTCCTTTACTTATCCAAGCAGACGGGGAATTCGCCGGATCAACACCGCTCCAAATCGAGATTGTACCTTCTGCCTTAACCGTTATCGGGTCATCTCTGAAGGAAGGTTAA
- a CDS encoding methyl-accepting chemotaxis protein: MRANLSILRNLKLRFKLLLMNAIAILFLLIVGITGYFYMDKMSSNSTRMYEESLLSVKWINQLKSNFNETEANLLEMMLSTDVKYKVKLKVKLDENSAKNKELVTKIAGIALSKEETDAFKSFEELNLKYREVIVSAIEHATQNNQVAYQVYNNEVSPQGDKTIEALDKLVLLKEFAAEQFQHTSTADSATSHWVIILTIVIAIIVMTANALALNMIITTPIRRLQEHMEKAARGDLSVKGDYPYGDEVGKLTGSFNVMTESLRSLVKQIADNALTLSASSEELLASSEQSSLAAKQVATSSQKLSEDFDKQFAGVNQANEAVQQMLTSTKLIDESAQEVAELAEQATQAAQNGKQSVVSIAGQMTEISDAVREVNDVIEALGKNAYKIGEIVNVINEISTQTNLLSLNAAIEAARAGEAGRGFAVVAGEVRKLAEQSSSSARNITDLVSTIQRQINHAVSSMHAGAGKVEVGLSISGKAQESFVHIESSVEKVNAKVENVNLNIQHLVDANLRIEQVMGIVSAVSETGISVSQETSAASQQQMSTTEEIENSAKSLAGLAEELQISLQKFTV; the protein is encoded by the coding sequence ATGAGAGCAAACCTGTCCATCCTTCGAAATCTTAAACTACGATTTAAACTGCTGCTTATGAACGCTATCGCTATTTTGTTCCTACTTATTGTAGGTATTACGGGCTATTTCTACATGGATAAGATGTCTAGTAATTCTACTAGAATGTACGAGGAAAGTCTGCTATCTGTCAAATGGATTAATCAATTGAAATCAAATTTTAATGAAACCGAAGCTAACCTGCTAGAGATGATGCTTTCGACCGATGTGAAATACAAAGTTAAATTAAAAGTTAAATTAGATGAAAACAGCGCCAAGAATAAAGAGCTGGTCACTAAAATAGCGGGAATTGCTTTAAGCAAAGAGGAAACTGACGCTTTTAAAAGCTTTGAGGAACTGAATCTGAAGTACCGTGAAGTTATAGTCAGTGCGATAGAACATGCGACCCAAAATAATCAAGTAGCCTACCAAGTGTATAATAATGAGGTATCACCACAAGGTGATAAAACGATTGAAGCGTTGGACAAATTGGTTCTGCTCAAAGAGTTTGCTGCTGAACAATTTCAGCATACAAGCACAGCAGATTCTGCAACGTCACATTGGGTCATTATCCTTACCATTGTGATCGCAATCATCGTAATGACGGCAAATGCACTAGCTTTAAATATGATTATTACAACGCCAATTCGCAGGTTGCAGGAGCATATGGAGAAAGCGGCGAGAGGTGATCTTTCTGTAAAAGGTGACTACCCTTACGGGGATGAGGTCGGTAAATTGACAGGCTCCTTTAATGTCATGACCGAAAGTCTGCGCAGCTTAGTGAAACAGATCGCTGATAATGCGCTGACACTCTCGGCCAGTTCCGAAGAACTTCTAGCGAGTTCGGAGCAAAGCTCCCTAGCAGCGAAGCAGGTTGCGACATCCAGCCAGAAGTTATCCGAAGATTTCGATAAGCAGTTTGCTGGTGTCAATCAAGCGAACGAGGCTGTTCAGCAAATGCTGACAAGTACGAAGCTCATTGATGAGTCAGCCCAAGAGGTAGCCGAACTCGCAGAACAAGCAACCCAAGCGGCACAAAACGGCAAACAATCCGTGGTGTCAATTGCCGGTCAAATGACGGAAATCTCCGATGCTGTTCGCGAAGTCAACGATGTGATTGAAGCATTAGGTAAAAATGCTTACAAAATTGGTGAGATTGTCAATGTGATCAACGAAATTTCCACACAAACGAATCTTCTCTCCTTGAATGCTGCTATTGAAGCAGCTCGTGCTGGAGAAGCGGGTCGAGGATTCGCTGTTGTAGCAGGAGAAGTGCGAAAGCTTGCTGAGCAATCTTCTTCGTCTGCACGCAACATTACGGATCTTGTCTCCACGATTCAAAGACAGATCAATCATGCTGTAAGCTCCATGCATGCTGGAGCAGGCAAAGTGGAAGTGGGATTATCGATTTCGGGGAAGGCGCAAGAATCCTTCGTCCACATCGAATCATCCGTTGAGAAAGTGAATGCGAAAGTGGAAAATGTGAATTTGAATATTCAACATCTTGTTGATGCTAATTTACGCATAGAACAAGTAATGGGTATCGTGAGTGCTGTTTCGGAAACAGGGATTTCCGTCAGTCAAGAGACATCAGCTGCTAGTCAGCAGCAGATGTCGACGACCGAGGAAATCGAGAATTCGGCCAAATCCTTGGCAGGATTGGCCGAGGAATTACAAATTTCCTTGCAGAAATTTACGGTGTAG
- a CDS encoding endonuclease domain-containing protein translates to MNDLMYTAHENYLSQHLAIRKGERARRLKEGHGHAEKAFLHQVWWPAFGNFNDLHPEYEVKDFRDGTRFLDFAFLRHSLKLAIEIDGYGAHSSQISRSQFADQCNRQNHLIIDGWKILRFSYDDVKDRPRMCEQTLQQFMGRYLGGTSLSEFKIDYVEKEIIRMALTIGRALKPSDVSKLLHFNSRKACRILKSMSERSLLKPAGEGTKCVRAYKVHENTQAIWEANNQVKY, encoded by the coding sequence ATGAACGATCTTATGTACACTGCACACGAAAATTACCTATCTCAGCATCTAGCTATCAGAAAAGGGGAACGAGCGCGAAGGCTCAAAGAAGGCCATGGCCATGCTGAGAAAGCATTTCTTCATCAGGTTTGGTGGCCAGCATTCGGTAACTTCAACGACCTGCACCCCGAATATGAGGTGAAAGACTTCCGCGATGGCACCCGATTCCTCGATTTCGCTTTTCTACGTCATTCCCTCAAATTAGCCATCGAAATTGATGGTTACGGTGCGCACTCTTCCCAAATAAGCAGGAGTCAATTTGCCGACCAATGCAATCGCCAAAATCACCTCATTATCGATGGATGGAAGATTCTACGCTTCTCCTACGATGATGTCAAAGATCGCCCCCGCATGTGTGAACAAACTCTACAGCAGTTTATGGGGCGTTACCTTGGCGGAACATCTTTATCAGAATTTAAAATCGATTACGTAGAAAAGGAAATCATTCGAATGGCTTTAACAATTGGAAGAGCTCTTAAGCCAAGTGACGTAAGCAAGTTGCTGCATTTCAATTCAAGAAAAGCCTGCCGCATTCTTAAATCGATGTCTGAAAGATCACTCCTTAAGCCAGCTGGAGAGGGGACCAAATGCGTTAGAGCTTACAAAGTTCACGAGAATACACAGGCAATTTGGGAAGCAAATAACCAAGTTAAATATTAA
- a CDS encoding DMT family transporter: MIWNMNWTFLLLAILFETVGTTAMKMSSGFTRLGPAIVMGICYILCFTLLTLALKQLDVSLAYAIWSGVGTALITIIGIWWFNESVSTLKVISIVLIILGVIGLHISSSGDEGQSNAAQAQNSSTAINSETKK; the protein is encoded by the coding sequence ATGATTTGGAATATGAATTGGACATTCCTCCTGCTGGCTATATTATTTGAAACAGTGGGAACGACGGCCATGAAGATGTCTTCAGGCTTTACAAGATTAGGTCCGGCTATTGTTATGGGCATCTGCTATATTTTGTGTTTCACTTTACTGACGCTGGCTCTAAAGCAGCTCGATGTCAGTTTGGCTTACGCGATATGGTCGGGTGTAGGGACAGCACTTATCACGATCATCGGTATCTGGTGGTTCAATGAATCGGTTTCCACACTGAAAGTAATTTCCATTGTTCTTATCATCTTAGGGGTTATTGGTCTACATATAAGCAGCAGCGGGGACGAAGGCCAATCGAATGCCGCGCAGGCGCAAAATTCTTCAACGGCAATAAACTCGGAAACGAAAAAATAG
- a CDS encoding OsmC family protein, whose translation MSEHRFELKAEWSGGLDGTGHIRTGNLVTAISVPSQLDGPGVGTNPEELLLGAAATCYLITLSMLLKRLDIESIELNSEIYVHSSPAMKVDKIIHRPRIGIPIHTSQEFTDKISKAAYRAEQACMISKALKGNVEVIVEPEIHQLME comes from the coding sequence ATGAGCGAACATCGTTTTGAACTAAAAGCGGAGTGGTCTGGAGGCTTGGACGGCACAGGTCACATTCGAACAGGTAACCTAGTTACCGCAATCTCTGTTCCAAGCCAATTAGATGGTCCTGGAGTCGGTACGAATCCGGAGGAGTTGCTGCTTGGAGCGGCAGCGACGTGCTATTTAATCACACTTAGTATGCTGCTGAAGCGTCTAGATATTGAATCGATCGAGCTGAACTCAGAGATATACGTCCATAGCAGTCCGGCGATGAAGGTAGATAAAATCATTCACCGACCCCGAATCGGTATCCCAATTCATACTTCCCAAGAGTTTACGGATAAAATAAGCAAAGCGGCCTATCGAGCTGAGCAGGCTTGTATGATCAGTAAGGCTTTAAAAGGGAATGTTGAGGTCATCGTGGAACCTGAGATTCATCAATTGATGGAGTAG
- a CDS encoding sensor histidine kinase: protein MNLNKKVFIGFLMFIIIPLFVLGSAVYTVSQQLIEKKYGDLTEVTLQAISRNIYYMFKEANYFSDFWMVKESIQGIYRTIDEVKPNEETLSSYDLNTFDTLLRGSILTYSPVQSVAIYNNAGKSFSAGRGGGSALPWTALMQSAAFQHIQELNGSPLWIGPSEYKEFGTGRGEFYQARMVKDFWTMDNRGFMLLKFKFNELDQIFKSFNTNEESSKRYLLVNKSGLIFYDNKQNLEGANVLQLLPGKLDLQLNNNSFQANFQNEKSLVSLYHLNINQMGVQDWSVVSITSWKYVAGEIETIMKLVAGITFVCLFFALVYNLVFVRKIIQLILRMLSSMKKVERGDLTTRMVESGKDETSALARGFNSLVVRVEDLLEEVKRQQDRKNKAELMLLQAQIKPHFLFNTLESINVLAIQNQGKKVSQMVYRLGNLLRIGMENREEISLKQELEHLKSYLEIQEFRFEDQFQYDIQAPPELLDYCILKLTLQPLVENSLQHGFEPIDYMGMISIKVVDEGERIALYVTDNGIGISAEKLAKFHYKTELETPFHEILGVNEERRGLGVSNVADRIRIQYGEHYGMFICSQEGHGTTMKIVIPKNKGEGL, encoded by the coding sequence ATGAATTTGAACAAAAAAGTGTTTATCGGTTTTTTAATGTTCATTATTATCCCATTGTTCGTATTGGGCTCCGCTGTTTATACGGTATCTCAGCAGCTAATTGAGAAGAAGTACGGCGATTTGACCGAGGTCACGCTGCAGGCGATTTCCCGTAATATTTATTACATGTTCAAGGAAGCTAATTACTTTTCGGACTTTTGGATGGTTAAAGAGAGCATTCAGGGGATCTACCGAACGATCGATGAAGTGAAGCCGAATGAAGAAACGCTCTCGTCCTATGACTTGAATACCTTTGATACGCTGCTGCGCGGCTCCATCTTGACCTATTCACCTGTTCAATCTGTAGCGATTTATAATAATGCCGGCAAATCGTTTAGTGCGGGGCGCGGGGGTGGAAGCGCTTTGCCGTGGACAGCGCTGATGCAAAGTGCCGCATTCCAGCACATTCAGGAGTTGAACGGAAGTCCACTCTGGATTGGACCTTCCGAATATAAGGAATTCGGGACAGGCCGCGGAGAATTTTATCAAGCGAGAATGGTCAAAGATTTCTGGACGATGGACAACCGGGGGTTCATGCTGCTGAAGTTCAAATTCAATGAGCTTGATCAAATATTCAAATCATTCAATACGAATGAGGAAAGCTCGAAGCGTTATTTGCTCGTCAATAAAAGCGGACTTATTTTTTATGATAATAAGCAAAATTTAGAAGGTGCCAATGTGCTGCAGCTGCTGCCTGGAAAATTGGATCTGCAGCTAAATAATAACAGTTTCCAGGCGAATTTTCAGAATGAAAAAAGCTTAGTTTCACTCTACCATTTAAATATTAATCAGATGGGTGTTCAGGATTGGAGCGTCGTGTCGATCACCTCATGGAAATATGTGGCCGGGGAAATTGAGACGATTATGAAGCTAGTCGCTGGGATTACGTTCGTCTGTTTATTTTTTGCACTCGTGTACAATCTAGTTTTCGTAAGGAAAATTATTCAGTTGATTCTGCGAATGCTGTCATCCATGAAAAAGGTTGAGCGCGGCGATTTGACGACCCGCATGGTGGAAAGCGGTAAGGATGAAACATCCGCTCTCGCTAGAGGATTCAACAGCTTGGTTGTGCGTGTGGAAGACCTTCTAGAAGAAGTCAAACGTCAGCAAGACCGTAAAAATAAAGCCGAGCTCATGCTGTTGCAAGCCCAGATCAAGCCGCATTTTCTTTTTAATACACTCGAATCCATCAATGTGTTAGCGATCCAAAATCAAGGAAAAAAAGTCAGCCAAATGGTATATCGACTTGGGAATCTGCTGCGCATTGGCATGGAAAACAGGGAAGAGATTTCACTAAAGCAAGAGCTCGAGCATCTAAAAAGCTACCTCGAAATTCAGGAATTCCGCTTTGAAGATCAGTTTCAATATGACATTCAAGCGCCGCCTGAGCTGTTGGATTATTGCATACTCAAGTTAACGCTTCAACCACTGGTAGAGAATAGTTTGCAGCACGGTTTTGAACCCATTGATTATATGGGCATGATCTCCATAAAGGTTGTGGATGAAGGAGAACGGATTGCTCTTTATGTGACGGATAACGGCATCGGTATAAGTGCGGAGAAATTAGCTAAATTCCATTATAAAACAGAGCTAGAGACGCCATTTCACGAAATATTGGGCGTGAATGAAGAGCGAAGAGGTCTTGGTGTCAGCAACGTAGCTGACCGTATACGGATCCAATATGGCGAACATTATGGAATGTTCATCTGCAGTCAAGAAGGTCACGGTACGACGATGAAGATCGTGATCCCAAAAAATAAGGGGGAAGGCTTATGA